From Halanaeroarchaeum sulfurireducens, a single genomic window includes:
- a CDS encoding RNA-guided endonuclease InsQ/TnpB family protein: MSVVVRRTNTFAVRPLSTQDERLLRDLLDASASLWNELNYERRQQFFESDSVWDTDDYRKRYVGVLGSATAQQVIRKNGEAWRSFFAAREDGEDTAPPGYWGNEDDGRELRTYIRNDQYTLETGERSRVEIPVGQDLKDEYGLGYHDRLRLEVAGDPKWEGEQGRLELYYDEVDGTFRAFQPVTIPDSRQDLPIAEESAALDVGANNLVACTTTTGQQYLYEGCDLFARFRETTEEIARLQSKLPERRSLSESRKTESSGRLREGRYSSRRIRRLYRKRTRRRDHAQDALVRHLMERLYGDGVATVYVGNLTDVLSEHWSARVNEKTHQFWAYRSFIDRLATTAEEYGITVEVESEAYTTVECPVCGERDDTERDGDVFRCSCGYEGHADLDASRTFLERQAGESEVGSMARPVRLKWDDHNWSEIPHSPERASPNEERTNQSTGDGKLASVGTA; this comes from the coding sequence ATGTCTGTTGTCGTGAGGAGAACCAACACGTTCGCGGTGCGACCGCTCTCCACACAGGACGAGCGACTGCTCCGCGACCTGTTGGACGCCTCCGCCAGCCTGTGGAATGAACTGAACTACGAACGGCGTCAGCAATTCTTCGAGAGCGACTCCGTGTGGGATACTGACGACTACCGCAAACGGTACGTTGGCGTTCTCGGCTCCGCCACCGCCCAACAAGTCATCCGAAAGAACGGCGAGGCGTGGCGGTCGTTCTTCGCTGCCCGGGAAGACGGCGAAGATACCGCCCCTCCGGGCTACTGGGGCAACGAGGACGACGGCAGGGAGTTGCGGACGTACATCCGCAACGACCAGTACACTCTCGAAACCGGCGAACGGTCGCGGGTGGAAATCCCAGTTGGCCAAGACTTGAAAGACGAGTATGGACTTGGCTACCACGACCGACTGCGCCTCGAAGTCGCTGGCGACCCCAAATGGGAGGGCGAACAGGGTCGGTTGGAGCTGTACTACGACGAGGTGGACGGCACGTTCAGGGCCTTTCAGCCTGTCACTATACCTGATTCTCGACAGGATTTACCAATAGCCGAGGAATCGGCTGCCTTGGACGTGGGCGCAAACAACCTCGTCGCCTGTACGACTACAACCGGTCAGCAGTACCTCTACGAAGGCTGTGACCTGTTCGCCCGCTTCCGCGAAACCACCGAGGAGATTGCCCGTTTGCAGTCGAAATTGCCCGAGAGACGAAGTCTCTCGGAATCACGGAAGACGGAGTCTTCCGGACGACTCCGCGAGGGACGGTACAGCAGTCGCCGGATTCGACGCCTGTACCGCAAGCGGACACGACGACGCGACCACGCACAGGACGCGCTCGTGCGGCACTTGATGGAACGACTGTACGGCGACGGGGTTGCCACCGTGTACGTGGGCAATCTTACCGATGTCTTGTCGGAACACTGGTCGGCACGCGTGAACGAGAAAACCCACCAGTTCTGGGCGTATCGCTCGTTCATCGACCGGCTTGCGACGACGGCCGAGGAATACGGCATCACGGTCGAAGTCGAGTCAGAAGCGTACACGACGGTTGAGTGCCCGGTGTGTGGCGAGCGCGACGATACAGAGCGGGATGGCGACGTGTTTCGGTGTTCGTGTGGCTACGAAGGGCACGCAGACCTCGACGCTTCGCGGACGTTCCTCGAACGACAGGCTGGCGAATCCGAAGTCGGGTCGATGGCACGGCCCGTGCGCCTCAAGTGGGACGACCACAACTGGTCGGAGATACCACACTCTCCCGAGAGGGCCAGTCCCAACGAGGAGCGCACAAACCAGAGTACCGGCGACGGGAAACTTGCCTCCGTGGGGACGGCATAG